In one Brevibacillus composti genomic region, the following are encoded:
- a CDS encoding DUF456 domain-containing protein — translation MAYDDNERMNAERKEADNGLAEMVDQRDTEFAVDSWMGAVFTPQENNNTKQNIEYDPETQTERYLGEQNATPAGEQNVSPPGEQNATPAGGQFIIPAGGQTVSPSDDQIVSPAGGENVSATGGQESPADYPIQADVNAVPTRTTAERTNDYDVESAAEIAEPIRGTRQADQNQAQTQAQADPENGASGLGMTGLGLSILSLFLLPYLIAPVGIILGFMAFRRQARTLGVWAMIVGAAALIGALIVYPYFVAR, via the coding sequence ATGGCGTACGACGATAACGAACGTATGAATGCTGAGCGGAAGGAAGCAGACAACGGGCTTGCTGAGATGGTCGATCAGCGGGACACGGAGTTTGCTGTTGACAGTTGGATGGGGGCCGTCTTTACCCCTCAGGAGAACAACAACACCAAACAGAACATCGAATACGATCCGGAGACGCAAACAGAGCGGTACCTGGGCGAACAGAACGCCACTCCTGCGGGGGAGCAGAATGTGAGTCCTCCAGGTGAACAGAATGCCACTCCTGCGGGCGGACAGTTTATCATTCCTGCTGGTGGACAGACTGTCAGTCCCTCGGACGATCAGATCGTCAGTCCCGCCGGCGGCGAGAATGTCAGCGCCACGGGTGGACAGGAAAGCCCCGCTGACTATCCGATCCAGGCTGATGTGAATGCCGTCCCGACCCGTACCACTGCTGAGCGAACGAACGATTACGATGTGGAATCGGCGGCAGAAATTGCCGAGCCGATCCGTGGTACCCGCCAAGCCGATCAGAATCAGGCGCAAACGCAGGCACAGGCTGATCCCGAAAACGGAGCCAGCGGACTGGGAATGACGGGACTGGGTCTCTCCATCCTTTCGCTTTTCCTGCTTCCGTATCTGATTGCTCCTGTTGGGATTATCCTGGGATTCATGGCGTTTCGCCGTCAGGCCCGGACTCTTGGCGTATGGGCTATGATTGTGGGTGCCGCTGCCCTCATCGGGGCGCTGATCGTGTACCCGTACTTTGTGGCCCGGTAG
- the ltrA gene encoding group II intron reverse transcriptase/maturase, with protein MDLLEKVLSRENLTAALKRVEGNKGAPGIDGVTTEQLRDYLREHWATIRSQIEAGTYRPSPVRRVEIPKPDGGVRLLGIPTVVDRLIQQAILQVLTPVFDSDFSNSSFGFRPGRRAHDAVRKAKQFIEEGYRYVVDIDLEKFFDRVNHDILMSRVARKVKDKRLLKLIRAYLQSGVMVNGVCVTTEEGTPQGGPLSPLLANILLDDLDKELEKRGHRFCRYADDCNIYVRTKRAGQRVKESVERYLTRVLKLKVNQQKSAVDQPYKRKFLGFSFVPGKEARIRLHPKSITRLKERIRQLTNPHWSISMQERIRKLNQYLMGWIGYFALAEAKKHLLRIEEWIRRRLRLCLWTQWKRVRTRYRELRSLGLSHNKALEIANTRKGAWRTTKTPHMHKALGVAYWQQQGLLSLVQRYFKLRQA; from the coding sequence ATGGATCTGCTGGAGAAGGTTCTGTCACGGGAGAACCTCACGGCTGCCCTCAAACGGGTCGAAGGCAACAAGGGCGCTCCGGGAATCGACGGTGTTACAACCGAACAACTGCGCGACTACCTTCGCGAGCACTGGGCGACCATTCGGTCGCAGATCGAGGCGGGAACTTATAGACCATCTCCTGTCCGCAGGGTCGAAATCCCGAAACCTGACGGAGGAGTGCGGCTACTAGGTATCCCTACTGTGGTGGATCGCCTGATCCAGCAGGCTATCCTGCAAGTATTGACTCCCGTCTTTGACTCGGATTTCTCCAACTCCAGTTTCGGTTTTCGCCCAGGACGTCGTGCCCACGACGCCGTGCGAAAGGCGAAGCAGTTCATTGAGGAAGGATACCGGTACGTGGTCGACATCGACTTGGAGAAGTTCTTTGATCGAGTGAACCACGACATCTTGATGAGTCGTGTAGCACGGAAGGTGAAGGACAAGCGTCTCCTGAAACTGATCCGTGCTTACCTGCAATCCGGGGTGATGGTCAACGGGGTGTGCGTCACAACGGAGGAGGGCACACCGCAAGGTGGCCCTTTAAGTCCGCTCTTGGCCAATATTCTACTGGATGACTTGGATAAGGAGTTGGAAAAGAGGGGGCACCGTTTCTGCCGTTATGCGGACGATTGCAATATCTATGTACGCACGAAACGCGCGGGGCAACGGGTAAAGGAGAGTGTGGAGCGATACCTGACCAGGGTACTTAAACTCAAGGTAAATCAACAGAAAAGTGCGGTGGATCAGCCGTACAAGCGAAAGTTTCTTGGATTTAGTTTTGTTCCAGGAAAAGAGGCGCGAATACGGCTACATCCCAAATCGATTACCCGGTTGAAAGAACGGATTCGTCAACTGACTAACCCTCATTGGAGCATTTCCATGCAGGAGAGAATCCGGAAACTCAACCAATACCTTATGGGATGGATTGGGTATTTTGCGTTGGCCGAGGCGAAAAAGCACCTGTTGCGAATAGAGGAATGGATTCGCCGAAGGCTCCGGCTCTGTCTGTGGACGCAATGGAAACGAGTTCGAACGCGATATCGCGAACTTCGTTCGCTAGGTCTCTCCCATAATAAAGCACTGGAAATTGCAAACACCCGCAAGGGGGCATGGCGGACAACGAAAACTCCGCATATGCACAAAGCCCTTGGCGTCGCCTACTGGCAACAACAAGGGCTGTTGAGTTTGGTACAGCGATATTTCAAACTTCGTCAAGCTTGA
- a CDS encoding DUF84 family protein → MDFSGLKLVLGTKNEAKVKAVRLATGIDPVCVSVPSGISDQPLSEEETIKGAINRAKAALEQTETGGIGLGLEGGLTYDSTHTQQWYLISVCAAWDGQRVFLGKGLAFPIPNEAVERIQREGVELRTVIDEWSGTTGSNQKGGAYGLLTEGKIQRAEVFRDAVIAALVPFVSPFYRYRVGGGD, encoded by the coding sequence ATGGATTTTTCCGGTTTGAAACTCGTCCTGGGCACGAAGAACGAAGCCAAGGTAAAAGCGGTCCGACTGGCAACCGGCATCGATCCGGTCTGCGTGTCCGTCCCCTCGGGAATCTCCGACCAGCCGCTCTCCGAGGAAGAGACGATCAAGGGCGCGATCAATCGGGCGAAGGCAGCCCTGGAGCAGACAGAGACGGGTGGCATCGGATTAGGTTTGGAAGGCGGCCTTACATACGACAGCACGCATACACAGCAGTGGTACCTCATCTCCGTCTGTGCGGCATGGGACGGCCAGCGCGTGTTTCTGGGCAAAGGACTTGCCTTCCCGATCCCCAATGAGGCGGTCGAACGCATCCAGCGGGAGGGAGTTGAGCTCCGAACGGTCATTGACGAATGGAGCGGAACGACTGGCAGCAATCAGAAGGGAGGCGCCTACGGCCTATTGACCGAGGGCAAAATCCAGCGGGCGGAGGTTTTCCGCGATGCCGTGATCGCGGCGCTGGTGCCGTTTGTCTCGCCGTTTTACCGCTATCGAGTAGGAGGGGGTGACTAA
- the dapF gene encoding diaminopimelate epimerase, translating into MNFTKMHGLGNDYVYVNCFEEKLEGVDLPELARRVSDRHFGIGGDGLILIMPSDQADFRMRVFNNDGSEAKNCGNGLRCVSKYVVDHGLTQKTTFTVETLGGIVAPQVRLGEDGKVESVTIDMGEPRFTRAAIPMTGNPEEEVVEYPFTVEGRTFPLTAVSMGNPHAVLFVDELREEDVTIWGPPIERHEAFPERTNVEFIQVLNRRELLFRVWERGSGVTLACGTGACAAAVAACLSGKTERTVTVHLAGGDLTIEWRESDNRVYMTGPATEVFQGVYAGPLPMIEDSV; encoded by the coding sequence ATGAATTTTACCAAAATGCACGGATTGGGAAATGATTATGTCTATGTTAACTGTTTTGAAGAGAAGCTGGAGGGGGTAGACCTTCCGGAATTGGCCCGCAGGGTCAGCGACCGTCACTTTGGCATTGGCGGAGACGGTCTGATCTTAATCATGCCTTCTGATCAGGCGGACTTTCGGATGAGAGTCTTTAACAACGACGGCAGTGAAGCCAAGAACTGCGGGAACGGCTTGCGCTGTGTCAGCAAATATGTGGTGGACCACGGTTTGACCCAGAAGACCACGTTTACGGTGGAGACGCTGGGCGGTATCGTGGCTCCACAGGTGCGCTTGGGCGAGGATGGCAAAGTCGAATCCGTCACGATCGACATGGGAGAGCCGCGTTTTACCCGCGCCGCGATCCCGATGACGGGAAATCCGGAGGAAGAGGTCGTAGAATATCCCTTTACCGTCGAGGGACGTACTTTTCCCCTGACGGCCGTCTCCATGGGCAATCCCCATGCCGTTCTGTTCGTGGATGAGCTGCGGGAAGAGGATGTCACGATCTGGGGTCCTCCTATTGAAAGGCATGAAGCCTTCCCCGAGCGAACCAATGTCGAGTTTATTCAAGTCTTGAATCGCCGGGAACTCTTGTTTCGGGTATGGGAGCGCGGGTCGGGAGTGACGCTGGCCTGCGGTACAGGAGCCTGCGCCGCGGCTGTAGCCGCCTGTCTCAGCGGAAAAACAGAGCGTACCGTCACTGTTCATCTGGCCGGCGGGGATCTGACCATCGAGTGGCGGGAGAGCGACAATCGGGTATACATGACGGGGCCGGCGACCGAAGTGTTCCAGGGCGTGTACGCCGGGCCGCTTCCAATGATAGAAGACAGCGTGTGA
- a CDS encoding LysM peptidoglycan-binding domain-containing protein, whose translation MKSTSWKRIVSLLLAASFLPAAHASAETITVKAGDTLGNIAYRHNVTVDQLKAANQLKSDMLLVGQSLYIPSASQVYTVHSGDVLWKIADAFNTTIPAIMEANRMTSTDLLAGQTLLIPSSQTAPAPAPSPTAPYGSTRYTVVKGDMLWKIAERFQVSISAIVEANQLKSSEIWIGQKLVIPQKQVSSSEPVPVTPDKPSVTLSSYTVKKGDTPWTISIAHGIPRDEFLQVNKFSESDYLQIGQTVKIPVHHIPVTSTPGEAYGEYLDWFEAAQYLMPIHAVAVVTDFETKKQFRVKRTIGAFHSDTEPLTAADAAMIKEVWGGRYSWQVRPVVVEVNGRKLAASMTSMPHSMEYIADNNFDGHFDIHFRNSLRHKDNLIDPDHQAAIKTAAGLAR comes from the coding sequence ATGAAGAGCACGTCTTGGAAACGCATAGTCAGTCTACTACTCGCCGCCTCCTTTCTTCCTGCTGCGCACGCTTCAGCCGAAACGATCACGGTAAAGGCTGGCGATACCTTAGGAAACATCGCCTACCGGCATAACGTGACCGTCGATCAACTCAAAGCAGCCAACCAACTGAAGTCGGACATGCTCCTGGTTGGTCAAAGCCTGTACATACCATCCGCTTCCCAAGTGTATACCGTGCACTCCGGCGATGTTCTGTGGAAAATTGCCGATGCTTTCAACACGACCATTCCGGCCATCATGGAAGCAAACCGGATGACCAGCACGGATCTGCTCGCCGGACAAACCTTGCTGATTCCGTCATCGCAGACAGCTCCCGCTCCTGCACCTTCTCCAACTGCTCCATACGGCTCTACCCGATATACGGTCGTCAAAGGCGACATGCTTTGGAAAATCGCCGAACGCTTCCAGGTGTCCATCTCGGCCATCGTCGAGGCCAATCAGCTGAAGTCGAGCGAAATCTGGATCGGACAAAAGCTGGTGATTCCGCAAAAGCAGGTCTCGTCCAGCGAACCGGTCCCTGTCACGCCGGACAAGCCTTCCGTTACCCTGTCCAGCTATACGGTCAAAAAAGGCGACACACCCTGGACGATCTCGATCGCGCACGGAATACCCCGGGACGAATTCCTGCAGGTAAACAAGTTCTCTGAAAGCGACTACCTGCAAATCGGTCAAACCGTAAAAATTCCGGTGCATCACATCCCGGTCACGTCAACTCCCGGCGAAGCGTATGGAGAGTATCTCGACTGGTTCGAGGCCGCCCAGTACCTCATGCCGATCCATGCTGTCGCTGTCGTGACCGATTTTGAGACGAAAAAGCAATTCCGGGTCAAGCGGACGATTGGCGCTTTTCACTCGGATACAGAGCCGCTCACAGCTGCGGACGCGGCGATGATCAAAGAGGTCTGGGGCGGCCGTTATTCCTGGCAGGTACGCCCCGTTGTGGTCGAGGTGAACGGCAGAAAACTGGCGGCCTCGATGACATCCATGCCTCACAGCATGGAATATATCGCCGACAATAATTTCGACGGCCACTTTGACATCCATTTTCGCAATAGTCTGCGGCACAAGGATAATCTGATCGATCCCGACCATCAAGCGGCCATTAAAACAGCCGCTGGTCTCGCCCGATAA
- a CDS encoding cysteine desulfurase family protein: MIYFDNSATTRPYPQVVEVVKRAMEAYYGNPSSLHQKGLEAESVLKQARAVAAQYLGCKPSEILFTSGGTESNNTALKGVAFQYQGRGKHIVTTSVEHPAVYDVCKQLEAFGFTVTYLPVDREGRVSVEDVKKAVTSDTILVSVMHVNNELGTIQPIAEIGAWLRQFPKTLFHVDAVQGVGKVPLRLKEWGIDLASISAHKFHGPRGIGILYKREGLIIQPLLTGGGQEGGVRSGTENLPAIAGLAKAFRLMTEEGSRDAEHIAALTRQLRAGLAAIPEVVINTPEQGSAPHIINLSFPGMKAEVILHALEERGFLVSTKSACSSKKDEPSRVLMATGMDKERALSAIRISLGRENTADEVEAFLAAVKEVSSVSSYRKAKV; this comes from the coding sequence GTGATTTATTTCGACAACAGCGCCACGACCCGTCCGTATCCTCAAGTCGTTGAGGTCGTGAAGCGAGCGATGGAAGCCTATTATGGAAATCCGTCCTCGCTCCATCAAAAAGGGTTGGAGGCAGAGAGTGTACTGAAGCAGGCTCGCGCGGTAGCGGCGCAATACCTGGGCTGCAAGCCGTCGGAAATCCTGTTTACCTCCGGAGGAACAGAGAGCAATAACACGGCGCTCAAGGGCGTGGCGTTTCAATATCAGGGCAGGGGCAAGCACATCGTGACGACGAGCGTGGAACATCCTGCCGTATACGATGTTTGCAAGCAGCTGGAGGCGTTCGGTTTTACCGTCACCTACCTGCCCGTCGATCGCGAGGGACGCGTCTCGGTGGAAGACGTCAAAAAGGCTGTTACGAGCGATACCATTCTGGTTTCGGTGATGCACGTCAACAACGAGCTGGGCACCATTCAGCCGATTGCTGAAATCGGCGCGTGGCTGAGACAGTTTCCAAAAACCCTGTTTCATGTCGATGCCGTCCAGGGCGTAGGCAAAGTGCCGCTTCGCCTCAAGGAGTGGGGGATTGATCTGGCCAGCATCTCGGCCCATAAATTTCATGGTCCGCGCGGGATCGGCATTTTGTACAAGCGCGAGGGGCTGATCATCCAGCCTTTGCTCACCGGCGGAGGGCAGGAAGGCGGCGTACGCTCAGGTACGGAAAATCTGCCCGCGATCGCTGGCCTTGCCAAGGCGTTTCGCTTGATGACCGAGGAAGGGAGCCGGGATGCCGAGCATATCGCGGCACTGACCCGTCAATTGCGGGCGGGGCTCGCCGCAATCCCGGAGGTTGTCATTAACACGCCGGAGCAGGGGAGTGCGCCCCATATCATCAATCTTTCTTTTCCCGGGATGAAGGCGGAGGTCATCCTTCACGCGCTGGAGGAGCGAGGCTTCCTCGTGTCCACCAAATCAGCCTGTTCCTCCAAGAAGGACGAGCCGAGCCGCGTACTGATGGCGACGGGCATGGACAAAGAGCGGGCGCTGTCGGCGATCCGCATCAGCTTGGGACGAGAGAATACGGCGGATGAAGTGGAAGCATTCCTGGCCGCTGTAAAAGAAGTCAGCAGCGTCTCTTCTTATCGAAAAGCAAAAGTGTGA
- the thiI gene encoding tRNA uracil 4-sulfurtransferase ThiI: MNYDVILIRYGELALKGKNRDQFEDALASSVKSVLRSFFKIKVRRSYGRMYVELHGEDAQAVMERLKRVFGISSFSPTIQVEQDADVIKEKALELIRQLQPEPKTFRVETRRADKRFPIGSMDMNRLVGTHILRNLPAIKVDVHQPETVVYIEIRAEGTYISCETIPGPGGLPVGSAGKVMLLLSGGIDSPVAGWMVMKRGVTLEAIHFHSPPFTSERSLEKVRDLAHKLTKWGGTIRLHVVPFTDIQTAIRERCPSDYLITIMRRFMMRISERIARENQALALATGESLGQVASQTLESMNTINDVVDIPILRPLIALDKTEITTISRRIDTYELSILPFEDCCTIFTPKNPVTRPKPYMAARFEEKLDVDAMVEDAINRTVVEEITSKPREAIHDLF, encoded by the coding sequence ATGAACTACGATGTTATTTTGATACGCTATGGCGAGCTCGCCTTAAAAGGAAAAAACCGCGACCAGTTTGAAGACGCCCTGGCGAGCAGTGTAAAGAGTGTCTTGCGTTCGTTTTTCAAAATCAAAGTGCGCCGCAGCTATGGCCGCATGTATGTCGAGCTGCATGGCGAGGATGCACAGGCCGTGATGGAACGGCTGAAGCGGGTATTCGGCATTTCTTCTTTCAGCCCGACTATTCAGGTCGAACAGGATGCCGACGTGATTAAGGAGAAGGCGCTCGAACTGATCCGCCAGCTCCAACCGGAGCCAAAAACGTTTCGGGTCGAGACCCGGCGCGCGGACAAGCGCTTTCCGATTGGTTCCATGGACATGAATCGCCTGGTCGGGACGCATATCTTGCGCAATTTGCCGGCGATCAAGGTGGACGTCCATCAGCCGGAAACCGTCGTCTACATCGAGATCCGCGCCGAGGGGACTTATATCAGTTGTGAAACGATTCCGGGACCCGGCGGACTGCCTGTCGGCTCTGCTGGCAAAGTGATGCTCCTCCTCTCCGGGGGGATCGACAGTCCGGTGGCAGGCTGGATGGTGATGAAACGGGGAGTGACGCTGGAGGCGATTCATTTTCACAGTCCGCCGTTTACGAGCGAACGCTCTTTGGAAAAAGTCCGCGATCTGGCGCACAAGTTGACCAAATGGGGCGGGACGATCCGCCTACACGTGGTACCCTTTACCGATATTCAGACAGCGATCCGCGAGCGTTGCCCGTCCGACTACCTGATTACGATCATGCGCCGGTTCATGATGCGCATCTCGGAGCGGATCGCCCGGGAGAATCAGGCGTTGGCGCTGGCTACCGGGGAGAGCCTCGGCCAAGTAGCCTCGCAGACTTTGGAGAGCATGAACACGATTAATGATGTCGTCGACATTCCGATTCTCCGCCCGTTGATTGCCTTGGACAAGACGGAGATCACCACGATTTCGCGGCGCATTGACACGTATGAGCTGTCCATCTTGCCTTTTGAGGATTGCTGCACGATCTTTACACCAAAAAATCCGGTGACGAGACCGAAGCCGTACATGGCAGCGCGATTTGAAGAAAAGCTGGATGTGGACGCCATGGTGGAAGACGCGATCAATCGCACGGTGGTCGAGGAGATCACGTCCAAGCCTCGCGAAGCGATTCACGATTTGTTCTAG
- a CDS encoding fumarylacetoacetate hydrolase family protein, with protein sequence MIVRYERNGKVKHGWMVEEEQKVRVIEGDIYKLQGGKPIMTGLELPLDEVVLQAPCTPSKVVCIGLNYYDHAEEMGMPIPAEPVMFLKPSTTVVGPGEPIVYPRLTKQLHYEGELAVVIKKKAYQVKADEAEEYILGYTCAIDVTARDLQHQDGQWTRSKSFDTFCPLGPAIAPKLDHQDLRIVTRVNGEVRQDASTKQLIFSVPQLVEAVTAVMTLLPGDVILTGTPVGVGELQPGDEISVEIEGIGTLLTHVISQP encoded by the coding sequence ATGATCGTCCGGTATGAGCGGAATGGCAAGGTAAAGCATGGCTGGATGGTGGAAGAGGAACAAAAGGTCAGAGTGATTGAGGGGGACATCTACAAGCTGCAGGGCGGCAAACCGATCATGACAGGCCTGGAATTGCCGCTGGATGAGGTGGTGCTGCAGGCTCCGTGCACTCCGAGCAAGGTCGTCTGTATTGGATTGAACTACTACGACCACGCAGAAGAAATGGGAATGCCCATCCCAGCCGAACCGGTGATGTTTCTCAAGCCGTCCACGACGGTAGTGGGTCCGGGGGAACCGATTGTCTATCCCCGGTTGACCAAGCAGCTTCATTATGAAGGAGAATTAGCTGTCGTCATCAAGAAAAAAGCCTACCAGGTGAAAGCAGATGAAGCGGAGGAGTATATTCTCGGATATACCTGTGCCATTGATGTGACAGCCAGAGACCTGCAGCATCAGGACGGCCAGTGGACGAGATCGAAGAGCTTCGACACCTTCTGCCCGCTTGGCCCTGCGATTGCGCCGAAGCTGGATCATCAGGATTTGCGTATCGTAACTCGCGTCAATGGAGAGGTCAGACAGGACGCCTCCACGAAACAGTTGATTTTTTCCGTGCCTCAATTGGTTGAGGCAGTTACCGCTGTCATGACGCTGCTGCCGGGCGATGTGATTCTGACGGGAACCCCTGTGGGTGTGGGAGAGCTTCAGCCGGGGGACGAGATTTCTGTTGAGATAGAGGGGATTGGAACGCTCTTGACCCATGTGATTTCACAACCGTAG